Proteins from one Desulfonema limicola genomic window:
- a CDS encoding PhoH family protein, with amino-acid sequence MESENNKKQRLTFSDNELSRRLFGEHNHNLEQISNATDASIHARGNTVFIEGDDIAVSLSKKILEQVYDLLRNGYPVYPNDIDYAINVLSKNDRACLKDIFLDTVYITSKKRSITPKSQSQKEYIDAMRNFDIVFGIGPAGTGKTYLAMAMAVAALAKGIVNRIILTRPAVEAGETLGFLPGDLTEKVDPYLRPLYDALHDMMKFEKVSNLMQQGVIEVAPIAFMRGRTLNDSFIILDEAQNTTSEQMKMFLTRIGFSSKAVITGDITQIDLPENRASGLVEAKKILQDIKGIKFTFFSKADVVRHRLVQEIIEAYEILDKSKRS; translated from the coding sequence ATGGAATCAGAAAATAATAAAAAACAAAGACTGACATTTTCAGATAATGAACTCTCAAGGCGGCTTTTTGGAGAACATAATCATAATCTAGAGCAGATTTCAAATGCAACTGATGCTTCCATACATGCCAGGGGAAACACTGTATTTATTGAAGGAGATGATATTGCAGTCAGTTTGTCCAAAAAAATTTTGGAACAGGTATATGATTTATTAAGAAACGGATACCCTGTTTATCCTAATGATATTGACTATGCCATCAATGTTTTGAGCAAAAACGACCGTGCCTGTTTAAAGGATATTTTCCTTGATACAGTATATATTACTTCAAAAAAACGATCAATTACACCCAAAAGCCAGAGCCAGAAGGAATATATTGATGCTATGAGAAATTTTGACATAGTTTTTGGAATAGGCCCTGCCGGTACAGGCAAAACTTATCTGGCAATGGCAATGGCTGTGGCTGCTCTTGCAAAAGGAATTGTAAACCGGATTATCCTGACCAGACCAGCAGTTGAAGCTGGGGAAACTCTGGGTTTTCTGCCTGGCGATCTTACGGAAAAGGTTGATCCATATCTAAGGCCTCTCTATGATGCACTTCATGATATGATGAAATTTGAAAAAGTATCAAATCTCATGCAGCAGGGTGTTATTGAAGTAGCTCCTATTGCATTTATGAGAGGAAGGACATTAAACGATTCCTTTATAATTCTGGATGAAGCTCAAAATACAACATCTGAACAAATGAAGATGTTCTTAACCAGGATCGGATTCAGTTCCAAAGCAGTAATTACAGGCGATATTACCCAGATTGATCTTCCTGAAAACAGGGCATCTGGACTGGTTGAAGCTAAAAAAATTCTTCAGGATATAAAAGGAATTAAAT
- a CDS encoding KGGVGR-motif variant AAA ATPase: MANVASLLAKWGKNVLIVDWDLEAPGIEKYFEKYTPDLFEQRKKIPGVVDMIHSFNQEKEINWHECLLKLFPFGSQYPVSLLSAGQDQPDYALRLQEIDWEVLFNERSLGSYLEKLREQWIEEYDFVLIDSRTGITDIGGICTIYLPDILVLFFTANQQSLDGVIDVIKRARNSRNHLKYERKYLIGVPVPSRDESMTEYALAKEWRKIFAEKLSDLYQDWLHRNKTPEDALKILRIPYIPFWSFGERLPVVEEGVDDPKSLGFSYEFLARLIANRLEWEKAFKNRKTIFITNTKENSAYEQKNHQWFLSAMPKKTRE; the protein is encoded by the coding sequence TTGGCTAATGTTGCTTCCCTGCTTGCAAAATGGGGGAAGAACGTGCTTATTGTTGACTGGGACCTTGAAGCACCAGGGATTGAAAAATATTTTGAAAAATATACCCCTGATTTATTTGAGCAAAGAAAAAAAATACCAGGCGTGGTTGATATGATTCACAGCTTTAACCAGGAAAAAGAAATCAATTGGCATGAATGCCTGTTAAAACTTTTTCCCTTTGGTTCACAATATCCTGTATCCCTGCTTAGTGCCGGGCAGGATCAGCCTGATTATGCTTTGCGCCTTCAGGAGATTGACTGGGAAGTTTTGTTTAATGAGCGCAGTCTGGGCAGTTATCTGGAAAAACTCCGCGAACAATGGATTGAAGAATATGATTTTGTTTTAATTGACAGCCGTACAGGTATAACTGATATTGGGGGCATATGCACTATTTATCTTCCTGATATACTTGTATTGTTTTTTACTGCAAACCAGCAGAGTCTTGACGGTGTTATTGATGTAATAAAAAGGGCCAGAAATTCAAGAAATCATCTAAAATATGAAAGAAAATATCTTATTGGTGTCCCTGTTCCGTCCAGGGATGAAAGCATGACCGAATACGCCCTGGCAAAAGAATGGCGGAAAATTTTTGCTGAAAAACTATCAGATTTATACCAGGACTGGCTGCACAGGAATAAAACCCCTGAAGATGCGCTGAAAATACTGCGAATCCCTTATATTCCTTTTTGGAGTTTTGGTGAACGACTGCCTGTTGTTGAAGAAGGGGTTGATGATCCCAAGAGCCTGGGATTTTCATATGAATTTCTTGCCAGGCTGATTGCAAACAGGCTTGAATGGGAAAAGGCTTTTAAAAATCGTAAGACAATTTTTATCACTAATACAAAAGAAAATTCAGCATATGAACAAAAGAATCACCAATGGTTTTTATCAGCCATGCCAAAGAAGACGCGAGAATAG
- a CDS encoding toll/interleukin-1 receptor domain-containing protein, whose product MVFISHAKEDARIARKLNDDLESRGISTWFDEKDLLPGQNWKIVIRQAIKKSDFLIILLSEHSVTKRGFVQAEQKLAFDVMDEMPESDVFVIPIRISECEIPYGLEDIHHVDLFPDYDAGLDKILRAVFLPIIHKNRETT is encoded by the coding sequence ATGGTTTTTATCAGCCATGCCAAAGAAGACGCGAGAATAGCAAGAAAGCTTAATGACGATCTTGAAAGCAGGGGCATTTCAACATGGTTTGATGAAAAGGATCTTTTACCTGGACAAAACTGGAAGATAGTTATCAGGCAGGCAATAAAAAAATCTGATTTTCTTATTATCCTGCTTTCTGAGCATTCTGTGACAAAACGCGGGTTTGTTCAGGCAGAGCAGAAACTTGCTTTTGATGTTATGGATGAAATGCCTGAATCAGATGTTTTTGTCATACCAATCAGGATTAGTGAATGCGAAATTCCATATGGTTTGGAAGATATTCATCATGTTGACCTTTTCCCTGATTATGATGCAGGTTTAGATAAGATTTTAAGGGCTGTGTTTCTGCCGATTATTCACAAAAACAGGGAAACAACATGA
- the fdhD gene encoding formate dehydrogenase accessory sulfurtransferase FdhD — MNQNTTEKVRHVLQYENGKWKEFTRELIGEEPLLIRVQGRPYSVVMRTLGDEIFHAAGFCLSEGLADRPEDFASIGFCREMDSNAVTVTLVPKRLEKAGHLLERRGFISQTSCGICGKELICDLQQILKPVADTVSISVDQAESCVRQLAETQKLYMETGTSHASMIFNLQFECISAAEDVGRHNALDKAIGRVFMNGKLSEACVAVMSSRISYELVQKAARAQIEVLIGMSYPTALAVELAKSLNMTIACISEKKGFLVFCGQERFGKNG, encoded by the coding sequence ATGAATCAAAATACTACTGAAAAAGTCAGGCATGTTTTACAATATGAAAATGGAAAATGGAAAGAATTTACAAGGGAATTGATAGGTGAAGAGCCTCTTTTGATTCGTGTTCAGGGCAGACCCTATTCTGTTGTTATGCGGACACTGGGGGATGAAATCTTTCATGCTGCCGGATTTTGTCTTTCTGAGGGGCTGGCAGACAGGCCAGAAGATTTTGCTTCCATTGGGTTTTGCAGGGAAATGGATTCCAATGCAGTAACAGTAACCCTGGTTCCCAAAAGGCTGGAAAAGGCAGGGCATCTTCTTGAAAGACGGGGTTTTATAAGCCAGACAAGCTGCGGTATCTGCGGCAAGGAGTTAATCTGTGATCTCCAGCAGATTTTAAAACCTGTGGCAGATACGGTTTCTATTTCTGTTGATCAGGCAGAGTCATGTGTCCGCCAGCTTGCAGAAACCCAGAAATTATACATGGAAACAGGAACCTCCCATGCATCCATGATCTTTAATTTACAATTTGAGTGCATATCTGCTGCTGAAGATGTGGGCCGCCATAATGCACTGGACAAGGCCATTGGCAGGGTTTTTATGAATGGGAAACTTTCTGAAGCCTGTGTTGCAGTCATGTCATCCAGGATAAGCTATGAACTGGTTCAAAAAGCTGCCAGGGCACAAATTGAGGTTCTTATCGGCATGTCTTATCCAACTGCCCTTGCTGTGGAACTGGCAAAAAGCCTTAACATGACCATTGCCTGCATCAGTGAAAAAAAAGGATTCCTGGTATTCTGCGGACAGGAAAGGTTTGGGAAAAATGGATGA
- a CDS encoding thioredoxin domain-containing protein, whose product MDEKYTNQLINESSPYLLQHAHNPVNWYAWGEEAFEAAKRLNRPVLLSVGYSTCHWCHVMAHESFEDQEIAGYMNKHYIAVKVDREERPDIDAVYMSAVTALTGRGGWPMTVWLTPDKKPFYGGTYFPARDREFSPGFLTLLNKINEIYLTQHDKVNEACLNITKAVKQQLEPKPGRNMPGEKLLDSAIDYYTQAFDPVYGGIKGAPKFPSSLPVRFFFRYYRRTGEKDVREMAVKTLRKMAAGGIYDHAGGGFHRYSTDAMWLVPHFEKMLYDNALLVPAYAEAWEITGDDEFRQTAEEILEYITRDMTSDQGGFYSATDADSISPDGHSVEGYYFTWTPGELEYVLGKDRAGIIQEYYGVNNKGNFEGRSILHTKKTLQETARYLNLPEHELQTIILQAKKQLYNARNLRPLPLRDEKILTSWNGLMISGYAKAGMILKNESYIKQAEDAARFILDNMYIDKRLFRSFKDGKPRHNAFLDDYSFFMAALLDLYEASQDIKWLETAAALDNILEEHYEDKEKGGFFMTADFHEKLIARPKPCYDGAEPSGNSAAVLNLLRLGRFTRDERFIKRAQKALKVFLGSSSPSPAALSEMLTALDFYLKE is encoded by the coding sequence ATGGATGAAAAATATACAAATCAGCTTATAAATGAATCAAGCCCTTATCTGCTTCAACATGCCCATAATCCCGTAAACTGGTATGCCTGGGGAGAGGAAGCTTTTGAAGCTGCAAAAAGACTGAACCGGCCTGTTCTGTTGAGTGTGGGATATTCAACCTGCCACTGGTGTCATGTTATGGCTCATGAATCTTTTGAAGATCAGGAAATTGCCGGATATATGAATAAACATTATATTGCTGTCAAGGTTGACAGGGAGGAAAGGCCGGATATTGACGCTGTTTATATGAGCGCTGTTACAGCCCTGACAGGCAGGGGTGGATGGCCCATGACTGTATGGCTTACTCCTGATAAAAAGCCTTTTTACGGCGGCACATATTTTCCTGCCCGAGACAGGGAGTTTTCTCCTGGTTTCCTGACCCTGCTTAATAAAATTAATGAAATATATCTGACTCAGCATGACAAGGTTAATGAGGCCTGCCTGAATATTACAAAAGCAGTTAAACAGCAGCTTGAGCCAAAACCTGGCAGGAATATGCCTGGTGAAAAGCTTCTGGATTCAGCAATAGATTATTATACCCAGGCTTTTGATCCTGTTTACGGCGGGATTAAAGGCGCTCCCAAATTTCCCAGCAGCCTTCCTGTGCGCTTTTTTTTCAGGTATTACAGGCGCACAGGGGAAAAGGATGTCCGTGAAATGGCGGTAAAGACTCTCAGGAAAATGGCAGCAGGCGGGATTTACGATCATGCAGGAGGGGGATTTCACCGTTATTCCACAGATGCGATGTGGCTGGTTCCCCATTTTGAAAAAATGCTCTATGACAATGCCCTGCTTGTCCCTGCCTATGCTGAGGCATGGGAAATAACCGGGGATGATGAATTCAGGCAGACTGCAGAAGAAATCCTGGAATATATAACCAGGGACATGACCTCAGACCAGGGCGGTTTTTATTCTGCAACAGATGCAGACAGCATTAGTCCTGACGGTCATTCTGTGGAAGGATATTATTTTACCTGGACACCAGGAGAGCTTGAATATGTCCTGGGAAAAGACAGGGCAGGCATTATCCAGGAATATTACGGGGTAAATAATAAAGGCAATTTTGAAGGGCGCAGCATTCTCCATACAAAAAAGACCTTACAAGAAACTGCCAGATACCTTAATCTGCCGGAACATGAACTGCAGACAATTATTTTACAGGCAAAAAAACAGCTTTACAATGCAAGAAACCTTCGTCCTCTGCCTTTAAGGGATGAGAAAATATTAACATCATGGAACGGGCTTATGATCTCTGGATATGCAAAAGCAGGGATGATCCTGAAAAATGAATCTTATATAAAACAGGCTGAAGATGCTGCCCGGTTTATTCTGGATAATATGTATATTGATAAACGCCTGTTCCGAAGCTTTAAAGACGGAAAACCCAGGCATAATGCCTTTCTTGATGATTATTCATTTTTTATGGCAGCACTTTTGGATTTGTATGAAGCCAGTCAGGATATTAAATGGCTTGAAACTGCGGCTGCACTGGATAATATCCTGGAAGAACATTATGAAGACAAGGAAAAAGGCGGTTTTTTTATGACTGCTGATTTCCATGAAAAGCTTATAGCAAGACCAAAACCATGTTATGACGGGGCAGAGCCTTCGGGTAATTCTGCTGCGGTTCTTAATCTGCTCAGACTTGGCAGGTTTACCAGGGATGAAAGATTTATAAAACGAGCCCAAAAAGCTCTTAAAGTTTTTTTAGGCAGTTCATCCCCCAGTCCTGCTGCCCTGTCTGAAATGCTTACAGCCCTTGATTTTTATTTAAAAGAATAA
- a CDS encoding AAA-like domain-containing protein: MRRFHSYGPVDCEEHFCIQRKELIDQCFKQLIGHPEKGGHYFTIWSPRQCGKTWLMRQVKKEIEKQYPEKFVIGMMSMQGIVLEQDDRPEVFLSRLPLLMSRFFNVNIKVPDSWEEFGKIFSKQMNLFKKPLIIFIDEFDKLPPLVIDRCVSMFRDIYLDKENFCIHGLALIGVRAVLGIDSLRGSPFNIQRSLHVPNFTTEEVEDLFNQYQTESRQKIDPEVIKTIYDSTRGQPGLVCWFGELLTETYNPGTKKSLDLNLWKQVYSRACYSEWNNTVLNLIKKVRSGYYNHAVELFNNSDIRFSIDADWCSYLYLNGVIDKQEIINNRGEFIEICRFSSPFIQLRLYNALTMDLIGERLPILALDPLDTLADVFKPDELNIPALLERYKAYLKRLKAKGINPWKDQPRRSDLHYTEYVGHFHLYFWLRQAIEDLCIISPEFPTGNGRVDLHLKCGNRQAVIEIKSFHNQSKLEKAKQQALKYAQNLALSAITLAVFVPVEDEEILQKLSSSQTIESIKLDVTAIGWV, from the coding sequence GTGAGAAGATTCCATTCATACGGCCCCGTTGACTGTGAAGAACATTTCTGCATTCAGCGAAAAGAACTTATTGACCAGTGTTTTAAACAATTAATTGGACACCCTGAAAAAGGCGGCCACTACTTCACAATCTGGTCGCCCCGCCAGTGCGGCAAAACCTGGCTCATGCGCCAGGTAAAAAAAGAAATAGAAAAGCAGTACCCTGAAAAATTTGTTATCGGCATGATGTCAATGCAGGGCATTGTTTTAGAACAAGATGATCGTCCTGAAGTTTTTCTTTCCCGTTTACCTTTGCTTATGAGCCGGTTTTTTAATGTAAATATAAAGGTTCCAGATTCATGGGAAGAATTTGGAAAGATATTTTCAAAACAAATGAATCTATTTAAAAAGCCTTTGATCATTTTTATAGATGAATTTGACAAACTCCCGCCACTAGTTATTGACCGGTGTGTAAGTATGTTCAGGGATATTTATTTAGATAAAGAAAATTTTTGTATTCACGGACTTGCACTTATAGGAGTGAGGGCAGTTCTCGGAATTGACAGCCTCCGAGGCTCCCCTTTCAACATCCAGCGCTCCCTGCATGTACCGAATTTCACAACAGAAGAAGTCGAAGACCTGTTTAATCAGTATCAAACAGAAAGCAGGCAGAAAATTGACCCGGAAGTAATAAAAACCATATATGATTCTACAAGAGGACAGCCCGGTCTTGTCTGCTGGTTTGGGGAGCTTTTAACAGAAACATACAACCCGGGCACAAAAAAAAGTCTTGACTTAAATCTCTGGAAACAGGTTTATTCCCGTGCCTGTTACTCAGAGTGGAATAATACAGTATTGAACTTAATCAAAAAAGTAAGATCTGGTTATTACAATCATGCTGTTGAACTGTTCAATAATTCTGATATTCGTTTCAGTATTGATGCTGACTGGTGCAGCTATCTTTATTTAAACGGTGTTATTGACAAACAGGAGATTATAAACAACAGGGGCGAATTTATTGAAATCTGCCGATTTTCCAGCCCTTTTATCCAGCTGCGCCTTTACAATGCCCTGACAATGGATTTAATAGGCGAACGTCTGCCCATCCTTGCCCTTGATCCTTTGGACACACTTGCAGACGTGTTTAAACCTGATGAACTCAATATCCCGGCACTTCTGGAAAGATATAAAGCATATTTAAAACGCCTCAAAGCAAAAGGCATAAATCCCTGGAAGGACCAGCCAAGACGCAGCGATCTTCATTATACTGAATATGTGGGTCATTTTCATCTTTATTTCTGGCTCAGACAGGCAATTGAAGACCTCTGCATTATCAGCCCGGAATTTCCCACAGGCAATGGCCGTGTTGATTTGCATTTAAAATGCGGAAATAGGCAGGCGGTTATTGAGATTAAAAGTTTCCATAACCAGTCCAAACTTGAAAAAGCAAAGCAGCAGGCATTAAAATACGCCCAAAACCTTGCACTTTCAGCCATAACCCTGGCAGTATTCGTACCAGTAGAAGATGAAGAAATCCTGCAAAAACTCTCAAGTTCCCAGACCATTGAAAGCATAAAACTTGATGTAACAGCAATCGGCTGGGTTTGA
- the smpB gene encoding SsrA-binding protein SmpB codes for MEKTKIITDNRKARFNYHILDKFEAGIVLQGTEVKSLRTGRSHLKDAYAKIVNGEVFVYQMHIGQYPFAYFDNHDPLRTRKLLLHKYEIRKLYSKVNEKGHSLIPLNLYFKDGRVKMTIALAKGKQTHDKRESIKKRDEQRERDRTRKEY; via the coding sequence ATGGAAAAAACGAAAATAATAACAGATAATAGAAAAGCCAGGTTTAATTATCATATTCTTGATAAATTTGAAGCAGGCATAGTTCTTCAGGGAACAGAGGTAAAATCTCTCAGAACCGGAAGATCACATTTAAAAGATGCTTATGCTAAAATTGTAAATGGAGAGGTCTTTGTCTATCAAATGCACATAGGCCAGTACCCTTTTGCATATTTTGACAATCACGACCCGCTCCGCACCAGAAAGCTTCTGCTGCATAAATATGAAATAAGAAAATTATACTCAAAGGTTAATGAAAAAGGACATTCCCTGATTCCTTTAAATCTTTATTTCAAAGACGGCAGAGTCAAAATGACTATAGCTCTTGCCAAAGGAAAGCAAACCCATGACAAACGGGAAAGTATAAAAAAGCGTGATGAACAAAGGGAGCGGGACAGAACCAGGAAAGAATATTAA
- the ptsP gene encoding phosphoenolpyruvate--protein phosphotransferase — protein MPDLNQDVEPDIKPDTENQEIFLKGIGAAPGICIGLAYLVDKEGVNVVKKYYIGAENIDNEKKRFKAAVKKAKDELHKIIQETPDDFRQHASILETHVVLLKDKMLYGKTIETINHEKINAEWALKKVVSELKKMFQSMSDPYFRDRADDIVHVSDRIMRSLVGGEQVNIRDINKRVILVASDLSPAETSQIQLVRIKGFVTERGGISSHTGIIARTLEIPAVLGLHNAGSLIKNDDLIIVDGTTGIVVIRPSEDTIVEYEERSIRYEAYKAEISRGSQLPAQTLDGFSIQIMGNIELPEEVVSVRDYGGNGIGLYRTEFQYMSRAGFPTEDELFDKYKDVVEVMSPNPVTIRTLDINGDKALPYASVSEEMNPALGMRAIRYCLKNPDIFKTQLRAILRAAIYGNVRIMFPMISNCEEVIEAKKLLKEAAASLHEQDIAFKEDIDVGIMVEVPSAVIIADLLADEVDFFSIGTNDLIQYSLAIDRGNRHVSYLYNPVHPAIIRMLKHISDIAHNKGIKLFMCGEMAGNPHYIPILLGLNMDELSMNPQSIPAVKNAIRSLSMKDAGVFFEKLITIKTEQEMKALLEESYGNITSDHVYTP, from the coding sequence ATGCCAGATTTAAACCAGGATGTAGAGCCGGACATAAAACCAGATACGGAAAACCAGGAAATTTTTTTAAAAGGCATAGGTGCTGCACCTGGAATATGTATAGGTCTGGCATACCTTGTTGATAAAGAAGGTGTTAATGTTGTAAAAAAATATTACATTGGCGCTGAAAATATTGATAATGAAAAAAAACGTTTTAAAGCAGCCGTAAAAAAAGCAAAAGATGAACTGCATAAAATAATTCAGGAAACACCTGATGATTTCAGACAGCATGCATCTATCCTGGAAACCCATGTTGTACTTCTCAAAGACAAGATGCTTTACGGCAAAACCATTGAAACCATAAACCATGAAAAGATTAATGCAGAATGGGCACTGAAAAAGGTTGTTTCTGAACTGAAAAAGATGTTCCAGAGTATGTCTGACCCCTATTTCAGGGACCGGGCAGACGACATTGTTCACGTTTCTGACAGGATCATGCGCAGCCTGGTAGGAGGTGAGCAGGTTAATATAAGAGATATTAACAAAAGGGTCATACTGGTTGCTTCTGATCTTTCACCTGCTGAAACCAGCCAGATTCAACTTGTGCGTATCAAAGGTTTTGTTACTGAACGGGGAGGTATTTCATCTCATACAGGCATTATTGCACGAACCCTTGAAATCCCTGCTGTATTAGGGCTTCACAATGCAGGTTCCCTGATAAAAAACGATGATCTCATTATTGTTGACGGAACCACGGGAATCGTTGTAATCCGGCCTTCTGAAGATACTATTGTTGAATATGAAGAACGGAGTATAAGATATGAGGCATATAAAGCGGAAATATCCAGAGGAAGCCAGCTCCCTGCCCAGACCCTTGACGGTTTTTCCATTCAGATAATGGGCAATATTGAACTTCCTGAAGAAGTTGTTTCAGTAAGAGATTACGGGGGAAACGGAATCGGTCTTTACAGAACCGAGTTTCAATATATGAGCAGAGCCGGATTTCCCACAGAAGATGAGCTTTTTGATAAATATAAAGATGTTGTAGAGGTAATGTCTCCAAACCCTGTTACTATCCGAACCCTTGATATTAACGGTGATAAAGCACTGCCGTATGCTTCTGTTTCTGAAGAAATGAATCCTGCCCTGGGAATGAGGGCAATCAGGTACTGCCTGAAAAACCCGGATATTTTTAAAACCCAGCTTCGTGCCATATTAAGAGCTGCGATTTATGGCAATGTCAGGATTATGTTTCCCATGATCTCAAATTGCGAAGAGGTTATTGAGGCTAAAAAACTCCTTAAAGAAGCTGCCGCATCTTTACATGAACAGGATATTGCCTTTAAAGAAGATATTGATGTGGGAATCATGGTTGAGGTTCCTTCAGCAGTTATTATTGCAGATTTACTGGCTGATGAAGTTGATTTTTTCAGCATTGGAACCAATGACCTGATTCAATATTCCCTTGCTATTGACAGGGGTAATAGACATGTTTCATATTTATATAACCCTGTTCACCCTGCAATTATTCGTATGCTGAAACACATCTCAGATATTGCACACAATAAAGGAATCAAGCTGTTTATGTGCGGTGAAATGGCTGGAAATCCTCACTATATTCCCATATTATTAGGCTTGAACATGGACGAACTCAGCATGAATCCCCAGTCTATTCCTGCTGTTAAAAATGCCATACGCTCATTAAGCATGAAAGATGCAGGGGTATTTTTTGAAAAGCTCATAACAATAAAAACAGAGCAGGAAATGAAAGCATTGCTGGAAGAGTCTTATGGAAATATAACTTCAGACCATGTATATACACCATAA
- a CDS encoding HPr family phosphocarrier protein gives MSHKQSELSKDVFIINELGLHARSAAKIAEIAVKARDQVWITKNNDETVDAKSIIDMLTLGCSKGTKITIEIESDSDIKIFNKIVHLVENGFGE, from the coding sequence ATGAGTCATAAACAGAGTGAACTTTCCAAAGATGTTTTTATTATAAATGAATTAGGACTTCATGCAAGATCTGCTGCAAAAATTGCTGAAATTGCTGTAAAAGCCAGGGATCAGGTATGGATTACCAAAAATAATGATGAAACCGTGGATGCAAAAAGCATTATAGATATGCTGACCCTTGGATGTTCAAAAGGAACAAAGATTACAATAGAGATTGAATCCGATTCAGATATAAAAATATTCAATAAAATTGTACATCTTGTTGAAAACGGATTCGGGGAATAA
- a CDS encoding radical SAM protein produces MNNINQTVSFSKNAANVFFHILTKCNLKCRHCYINKKQHGDTILPISDIELWLNEFASKSSQTNIIFLGGEPTLHPDLSTAIKKARKLGFKSVTIDTNGYLFNDILSKTEPYEVDYFSFSLDGATADVNDKIRGRGCYEACLSGINKAVSKGFNTSLIFTVSSENIHELEKMPPLLKDLGITRFFIQVIGIRGNSADSRENLQVSRDKWLDLVPAAAQKAADHGIIVSYPKVFLEPGEIFECAGLCADNYFIFPNGRVYRCPLCEDFPIHSMKFENNRLVRCPGINEASLFTLDIPEGCVMNKLIQPDNICYRPDKTPEYRIACCMLKQEVHIDI; encoded by the coding sequence ATGAACAATATAAACCAAACAGTTTCCTTTTCTAAAAATGCAGCCAATGTATTTTTTCATATCCTGACAAAATGTAATCTTAAATGCAGACATTGTTATATTAACAAAAAACAGCATGGAGATACCATTTTGCCGATTTCAGATATTGAACTCTGGCTGAATGAATTTGCTTCAAAAAGCAGTCAGACCAATATTATCTTCCTGGGAGGCGAACCAACCCTGCATCCTGATCTTTCCACTGCCATTAAAAAAGCCAGGAAACTTGGATTTAAATCTGTTACCATAGATACCAACGGCTATCTATTCAATGATATATTATCAAAAACAGAACCTTATGAAGTGGATTATTTTAGTTTCAGTCTTGATGGTGCAACTGCTGATGTAAACGACAAAATACGAGGCAGGGGCTGTTATGAAGCCTGTCTTTCAGGTATTAATAAAGCTGTTTCAAAGGGATTTAACACCAGCCTTATATTTACTGTAAGCAGTGAAAACATCCATGAACTGGAAAAAATGCCACCTTTATTAAAAGACCTGGGAATCACCAGATTTTTTATCCAGGTTATAGGCATAAGAGGAAATTCAGCAGACAGCAGAGAAAATCTTCAGGTTTCAAGGGATAAATGGCTTGATCTAGTTCCTGCAGCAGCACAAAAAGCTGCAGATCACGGTATTATTGTATCTTATCCAAAAGTATTTCTTGAACCTGGTGAAATATTTGAATGTGCAGGACTTTGTGCTGATAATTATTTTATATTCCCCAATGGACGGGTATATAGATGCCCTCTTTGCGAAGACTTTCCCATTCATTCCATGAAATTTGAAAATAACAGGCTTGTCAGATGTCCTGGAATTAATGAAGCCAGTCTTTTTACTCTGGATATTCCTGAAGGCTGTGTTATGAACAAACTTATACAGCCAGACAATATTTGCTATAGACCTGATAAAACACCAGAATATAGAATTGCCTGCTGTATGTTAAAGCAAGAGGTTCACATTGACATATGA